The following coding sequences are from one Prochlorococcus marinus CUG1438 window:
- a CDS encoding DUF3143 domain-containing protein: protein MSLSKKPINQNSLQSLELWLTDLGAVKDINDPSKWYLLLSNWNATILFEQEDLSVIWESEGKETKRLFSYCINREDVENAILQGP from the coding sequence GTGAGTCTATCAAAAAAACCTATCAATCAAAATTCACTTCAATCTCTGGAATTATGGCTAACAGATTTGGGTGCTGTGAAGGATATTAATGATCCATCAAAATGGTATCTACTATTGTCTAATTGGAATGCCACTATTCTTTTTGAACAAGAAGATTTAAGTGTTATCTGGGAAAGCGAGGGAAAAGAAACCAAAAGACTATTTTCATATTGCATTAACAGAGAAGATGTAGAAAATGCAATTCTCCAGGGACCTTAA
- the rsmG gene encoding 16S rRNA (guanine(527)-N(7))-methyltransferase RsmG, with product MKKQNIPKEISTLLTKEEIIMFQELQMKIEELNKKTNLTRLINGDDYWVSQVFDSIWPFKAFPNINFDNQKFLDIGSGCGFPGIAYAIIHPNSEIYLIDSSKKKTDALRSLIKEINFQNNIHVINDRIENVAHQSSMRNSFNIATTRAVSNPSTVSEYILPMLKKEGLGVLYCGKWTDEESKNLEKTLEILGGKFKEKKKILLPRSKGTRNIILIQPKNVCPTIYPRKVGKAEKNPL from the coding sequence ATGAAAAAACAAAACATTCCCAAAGAGATTTCAACCTTACTAACTAAAGAAGAAATAATTATGTTTCAAGAATTGCAAATGAAAATTGAAGAATTAAATAAAAAAACCAATTTAACGAGATTAATTAATGGAGATGATTATTGGGTATCTCAAGTTTTTGACAGTATTTGGCCATTTAAAGCTTTTCCGAATATTAATTTTGATAATCAGAAATTTTTAGATATTGGATCTGGCTGTGGCTTCCCTGGTATAGCTTATGCCATAATTCATCCTAATTCAGAAATATATCTGATTGATTCTTCCAAAAAGAAAACAGATGCGTTAAGAAGTCTTATTAAAGAGATCAATTTCCAAAACAATATTCATGTAATTAATGATCGCATTGAAAACGTGGCACATCAATCATCAATGAGAAATAGCTTCAATATAGCTACCACAAGAGCAGTGAGTAATCCATCAACAGTTTCAGAATATATATTACCAATGCTAAAGAAAGAAGGTTTAGGAGTTTTATACTGTGGCAAATGGACTGATGAAGAAAGTAAAAATCTAGAAAAAACTTTAGAAATATTAGGAGGAAAATTTAAAGAAAAAAAGAAGATTCTGTTACCGAGAAGTAAAGGTACCCGAAATATTATTCTTATTCAACCAAAAAATGTTTGCCCAACAATTTATCCAAGAAAAGTTGGCAAGGCAGAGAAAAATC
- a CDS encoding J domain-containing protein, giving the protein MKRKISYYKILGVNENASNHELRKAFCKLSIELHPDTTSLDIEDAKGKFQEVLEAYENLNNSNLRKKYDNKMKEKSRSKNNSNFLNNLIIDSNNQNIVGNRRPFSNGELFSLFLLIIIISICLICSILIASFTGKELDTIPIWLIK; this is encoded by the coding sequence TTGAAACGGAAAATTTCTTATTACAAAATTTTAGGTGTAAATGAAAATGCATCAAATCATGAATTAAGAAAGGCATTTTGTAAACTCTCTATTGAGTTGCATCCTGATACAACTTCACTAGATATTGAAGACGCGAAGGGTAAATTCCAAGAAGTTTTAGAAGCTTATGAAAATCTAAATAATAGTAATTTGAGGAAGAAATATGATAATAAAATGAAGGAAAAGTCCAGAAGTAAAAATAATTCTAATTTTTTGAATAATTTAATAATCGATTCTAATAATCAAAATATTGTGGGTAATAGAAGACCTTTTTCAAATGGAGAATTGTTTTCATTATTTCTTTTAATTATTATCATATCTATATGTTTGATCTGTTCAATTTTAATCGCATCATTTACAGGTAAAGAATTAGATACAATTCCAATCTGGCTAATCAAATGA